In Xiphophorus couchianus chromosome 24, X_couchianus-1.0, whole genome shotgun sequence, a single genomic region encodes these proteins:
- the LOC114140387 gene encoding P2Y purinoceptor 1-like: MNKTSCPQPDKELFEHKILPTLHILVFIVGLIANGWGLNSLRNNWRKLGNINIFVLNLGLADILYLLTLPFLIVYHLKGNKWIFGEEFCLVTRFCFNLNLYCSIGFLTCISVYRYLSIVHPMRTMGRLTTTHSVVISAVVLILVCAQSSPDMFYPKTFGKKKCFDSTSNQHMKSYLKYSIIWTSFGFCIPFLITIWSYGHVTLVVCRSNTIDKDLKRRSFKLLVILILLFLLCYAPYHVFKNLSMYSRVLINKKICPKWDSGVFIMRQASRGLVSLNSALNPLVYLHVYEDMGAHLKQQLQGGQQMFSRLFKSNSCSAPVAQSDPDDL; the protein is encoded by the coding sequence atgaataaaaccagTTGTCCTCAACCAGATAAGGAATTATTTGAACATAAAATACTGCCTACTCTTCACATCTTGGTGTTTATTGTTGGACTGATTGCTAATGGATGGGGATTGAACTCTTTGCGGAACAACTGGAGGAAACTGGGAAATATCAACATCTTTGTCCTAAACCTTGGACTAGCAGACATTTTGTATCTGCTCACTCTCCCCTTTCTGATCGTGTACCACCTTAAAGGAAACAAATGGATCTTTGGAGAAGAATTCTGCTTGGTAACAAGATTTTGCTTCAACCTGAATCTGTACTGCAGCATCGGGTTCCTCACCTGTATAAGTGTGTACAGGTACCTGTCCATTGTCCATCCCATGAGAACGATGGGGAGATTAACTACGACTCACTCTGTGGTCATCTCAGCCGTGGTTTTGATTCTGGTTTGTGCTCAAAGTTCTCCAGACATGTTCTAcccaaaaacatttggaaaaaaaaaatgttttgacagtACCTCAAATCAACATATGAAGAGTTACCTGAAGTACTCCATCATATGGACGTCATTTGGATTTTGCATCCCATTTCTTATCACCATTTGGAGCTACGGACACGTGACTCTGGTTGTCTGCCGCTCAAATACGATTGACAAGGACCTGAAACGACGAAGCTTCAAGCTGTTGGTAATTTTGATTCTTCTCTTCTTGCTCTGTTATGCACCCTACCATGTCTTCAAGAACCTCAGCATGTATTCCAGAGTCCTCATAAATAAGAAGATATGCCCCAAATGGGATTCTGGAGTCTTTATAATGCGTCAGGCAAGTCGTGGTCTTGTGAGCCTGAACAGCGCTCTCAACCCGCTGGTTTACCTCCACGTTTATGAAGACATGGGTGCTCACCtcaagcagcagctgcagggagGCCAACAGATGTTCAGTCGATTGTTTAAGTCAAATTCCTGCTCTGCGCCGGTAGCACAGAGTGACCCAGATGActtgtga